One Maribacter sp. HTCC2170 genomic window, AGATGATGGTCTGGTACATGTTACGCAAGACGGAGGTAAAACATGGGTTAATGTTACCCCAAAAGGACTTAAGGAAAGTATCATCAATGTGGTTGAGCCATCCCCGCACGACCCGGCTACAGCATATATAGCTGTTGCAGGATACAAGATGAATGATTTTACGCCGCATATCTACAAAACCAATAATTATGGTGCAAGTTGGATTAAAATTGTAAATGGCCTTCCAGGAGACACCTTTGCCAGGAGTGTTCGTGAAGATCCTGATAGAAAAGGATTGTTATATGCAGGAACTGAAACTGGGGTTTTTGTTTCCTTCGACGATGGCGGCCAATGGTTACCATTGCAAAATAACCTCCCGGAAGTACCTATTACAGATTTGCGGGTAAAACGAAAGGATCTGGTTGTAGCTACACAGGGTAGGGCTCTATGGATATTGGATGATTTGACGCCCTTGCATCAAATTTCCAATGAAGTCGCCAAATCGGATTATTACCTCTATAAACCGAATGATTTTAATGCTGAACTTTCAGTCGCTTACAGTATTGATGGTGGGTTAGGGGAGAACCCACCACAGGGAGCACATATCCATTATGTGCTGAATAAGGAGGTTCCAGAAAGCACACCGATGTCCATTGAAATTATGAATAGCTCTAATGAAGTGATTTATTCAGAATATTCTGGGTTGGACAGGGTAGGTTGCGATACTTTGATCAAACCTCAGTTAAAACGTAAAAAAGGAGCTCATCGTTATTCATGGAATATGAAAGTTGGTCGTTTTGATTGCCTTACGGAATTATACACTACCAATCGTGATTTAACGGCATATAACGCCAAACCAGGAAAATATAAGGTGCGTTTAAAAGTTGGTGATTTTGAACAAACGGAGAGTTTTGAAATAATAATAGATGCTAGAATCTCAAGCAGTATTGAAAATGCTGCAGCCGCTTATGAGGAGCGCGATAAGATTTCAAAATCCATTTTCGCAGGGGCAGTGGAGATGGCAAAAGGGGTACGTGATCTTCGGAAAATCAAAAAGCAGTTGAATTTTATTTTAGGTGAGACCAGTGATGAAAACCTTAAAAAAGAAGGTAATCTACTGAACCGAACCATGGATGATTGGATTGCTGCGGTTCTTCAAAAAGAAATGCGAACCTATCAGAGTAATTATATGTTTGAAGCACGCCTTTTAATCAAATTCAAAGATTTTTTAAATCGTATAGGAAAAGGTAACCTTCCGGTAACGCAAGGAACCATGGATGTCGCTCAAGATTATTCAGAACAGTGGGGTATATTGAAATCCAGTTTACAGAGCATTAAAAATAAAGATGTTGCTAACTATAATAGCAAGTTAAAGGCAGTTGGACTACCGGAATTGTATTGGCCATAGAATTTTACAAATAAGAATAATGTTATGTGGAATTTAAAAAAGATATTCGTCTTTCTTTTATTGGTCTTTGTTCAGTACTTAGCTTCTCAAGAAATCAGTGAAGTTAAAATTCACTCGCACAACGATTATTTGCAATCATTGCCTTTCTGGACTGCTTATGACAATGGGCTAAGCTCAATTGAAGTTGATGTTTTCTTAAAGGAAGGTATTTTGTATGCCACTCATAGTAAAAGAGAAATAAAAGAGAAACATACACTGGAAGATTTATATTTACTGCCTTTGCAGAGGGTTTATGATCTTCAAATTGGTAATCAACAAAATATCCAACTGTTGATAGACATTAAATCGAAAGCTATCCCAACTTTAAATGAGATTATCAATGTATTGAATAACTATCCAGAATTATTGAACAACGACAAACTTTCTTTTGTTATTTCAGGAAATAGACCTTCGCCAGAAGATTACTCTTCTTATCCTGATTTTGTACAATTTGATTACCAAAGCCTTGATTATATATCTGATGAAGTGGTAAATAAAGTGGCGTTGGTCAGTATGAATTTCAATTCAATTTCAAATTGGAATGGAGTGGAGGTTTTATCAAAGAAAGAGGTAGAAAAAATATCATTCGTCATTGCTGAAGCGCATAAATTAGGAAGACCATTTAGATTTTGGGGCTGCCCAGATACTCCTCTTGCATGGAAAACATTTATGGCATTGGGCATGGATTATTTGCATACAGATGACCCCTATGAATGTACCAAGTTTGTTGAGTCTTTAGAACGGCCGAAGAAATAAAGGAATTTAATCCTAACGGATTTTGTAGTGCTTCAAAGTTAGCGACTAGAATAAAAAATGCCCCTTTCAGGGGCATTTTAATATATTGAATAAAGGGTCTTTAAGAATGTTTAGTGCAGTTTTCACATTTACAGTCATCACCCTCACAACTACATTCACCACCTTCATGCATTTTACATTCTTTTTTTGCATGCTCTTTACAGTTTGAGCATTTACATTTATCTCCCTCACAACTACAATCGCCACCTTCGTGCATTTTGCACTCTTTTTTAGCATGTTCCTTACAGTTCGCACATTTACATTTATCTCCCTCACAACTGCAATCGCCACCTTCATGCATTGCACATTTTTTTGCTTTACTATCACCTTTGGCCTTTAGGTCCATTTTACAGACTGGGCAGCTACCCGCTTCCTTATAAGTTTTACCATCCTCACAGTCCATAGGACATTGGAATTCGGCCGATGCGTGCATTTCTGTATATGATTCTTGTTCCTTGTTGGCCTTTTGGTCTTTGCAGGAGATGAATAAGACGAATGAGAAGGCTAGAGCAAGAGTTGAAAATAAAATTGTTTTGGTTTTCATGGATATCTAATTTTCAACAAAAATATTAATTATTTAACCATTCATTTTTTATATTTAATAATATTATCACTTATTCCAAATAAAATGCGATTGATTTCATTTTTCATTATGCTGCTAATGATTTGTAGCTGTAATAGGGCAAAAAAACCAGAAGAAGTCAAAGATAATAGCGTGCCTGCCAGGGCAGAATTGAGTAAAGATTCCAAAATTTTTTTGGGTAATAGATTGTTCTCTGAAAAAACCTGTATTACCTGCCATGCCGTTGATCAGAAAAAAATTGGTCCATCGGTTGTTGAGATAATGACCGTTTATAAAGGTAAAAGTGGTGATATTGTTAGTTTTCTTAAAGGGAAGTCAGAACCTATCGTTGACACAACGGCGTCACAAGTGGCCATTATGCAGGCAAATATAGAGGGCTTTTTAAGAGATATTTCTGATGTTGAACTTGATGCCATTGAAACTTATATGTTGCATGTTGATAAATTGAATGCTAACTAGAATAATGTACTATCTACATAATTAACTATTGAAGTTTTAGAGGGAACTACATGTAATTAACCTATGCCCTTACAATTCTTGCATGTTCCATAAAATAATCTTCTAATCGCTTTAATTTGGGATTTAATTTTTCAGAATAAATAACGTATTGGCATTTTTTAATACCCTCGGTAGCAGTAAGCAAATCGGTATATTCACTTTTTTGAATTAAAAAGTCGGCATCTTCTATGCTTAATATTTTAAGTTGAGAAATACTGACTCCATTATTTAGAAACAGCTTGCGTATGGTTTTTGGAGTAGTAATTAAAATGTCTATCCCCATATAGATTTCAGACTTTTGTACATCTATATGTAAGGCCTCATAACTAGCATAAACCCTAATAGAGCTATATTTGGTATAAGTTAAAAATGCATCGTATAATTCTAGTGCTTTACTCTTATTTTCAACAATTATTACAGCTCTAGGTGCATCACCTTCAGCCTCACATTTTAGCTTTTGTAAAGTTGTTAGAATTAAAGTAGTTGTTTTACCACTGTCTTTGGAGGCAACACAAAAAACGTTGGCTCCACTCTTGATTATAGGTATACTTTTCTTTTGAAATGAGGTTGTTTGGTCAATAGAAAGTTGTTCTAAAACTTCTTGTAAATACGGATGTAATTTTTTAAAAGACATATTTTTTCTAGTAGTAACCACAAAGATATCTTTTATGCTATAATATGCCATGAACAAATTTGTGCAATTTTAATCCCAAAATCATATTTTAAGGGCCCTTAAATATTGATATTGGGAGAACGATGGAATTATTGTAAATTCATACAAATCTTAATTTGAATTGTAATGAAACGTTCTCGCATATTTTATCTCTTCGCACTTGTTATGGCAATGGCGTGCAATACAAGACCAGAAAAGAAGAAGGAAGAAAAAACACTCGCTAGCAAGAACATTCCTAAGGTAGTTACCGCTGATATAGAGGCTGGCATTAAAGCCAATATAGACAAAAGGGTCAAAGAAGGAGGTGGGTATTTTCATATGAATTCAGATGGTAAAGAACTTCGCCTGCAATTAGTGCGTGTACATACCGAATATCTTTCAAATTTGGGTCCTCAGCGTCATTTTGCCTGCGTAGATCTTGCCGATGTAAGTGGTGATGTTTACGATGTGGATTTTTTCTTGGAAGGAGATCCAGGAAATATGTCCGTTACCGAAACGACCCTGCATAAACTTAACGGCAAACCTTTTTACACTTGGAAGCAGCGTAAAGACAAAACCTGGTATAGAAGGCCGATTAAAAACGCTTCCTCTGATTTGTTGGGGGTTATTGAGGGGGAAGACAACTTTGAATTTAATTATGAAATAACCTTACCAGAAATTAAGGAATCAGCGAAAATATGGATTCCCATTCCGCAGAGTGATCGTTTTCAAACTGTTGAATTAGCTTCAATTGATGCTCCCATGGAACATCGAATGTTAAAAGAGAAAAACTATGGAAATACCATAATGTATATGGATCTTTCACCTGAACATAGTGGCAAGAAACTGGAACTTGTCTATGACGTGAAGCGACAAGAGAAAAATCCATATGAAGAAGATTCTTCGCCCACAAGATATTTGGATGCCAGTTCATTGATGCCAGTTGGCGACCGATTTCAGGTTCTGGCAGATTCCATTATCGGAATAAAACGTAATGAAGGCGTCATTATGCAAGCTAGGGCCTTATATGACTACATCATAGACAACATGAAATATATTAAGGCAGGAAAGTACGGCACGGGTGATGCTGTATACGCTTGCGATGCGTTAACAGGCAACTGTACAGAATTTCATTCATTATTCATCTCCTTGGCAAGATCAGCAGGAATACCTTCTCGATTTGCTGTTGGGGCATCGATACCCTCAGATCGAGCCGAAGGTGGTATCGATGGCTATCATTGCTGGGCAGAATTTTTCGCTGAAGGCAAATGGTGGCCAGTAGATATTAGTGAAGCGAATAAATACACAGCGCTAGCTACCTACTATTTTGGTCGTCATCCGGCAAATCGTATTGAATTTACCAAAGGACGCGACCTAATTATAGAACCTGGACCATCTTCCGGGCCAATAAACTTCCTAGCTTATCCAGTTATGGAAATAGGAAAAACTCCCGCATTTCCAAAAACATTTTTTTCATTTAAAAGGAAAGCGGATAAAGAATCCTCGGAAAATATTGTAAGCTTACCCTGATACGGAATCTTTAGCTGGGTGTTCTTCACCTTCTGGGTGTTCATCACCATCTTTAGCTGGGTGTTCTTCGCCTTCAGGATGTTCGTCCTTGGCAGTACCTTCTTCAGTAGGATGTTCTTCACCTTCAGGATGCTCACCCGCTTGTTCAGTACTTTCCTTTTTCTTTTGTTCCCTACAAGAACTTAACGAGCTGGCAGCAATAAAACTAAATAGTAGCATTACCAGTGCAATGGACTTAAGTTTTTTAAATCGATTCATAATTTTTATTGTTTTTTGAATTAAAAAATCAAGTAGAGGGTTAGCTAAGTACTTGATTCTATTAAATATAGCAATTTAAATTAAAACTCTTTTAGAGTAGTTGAAAATTTGTGATATCGAAAAAGTGTTTGTTGAACCAGGTTATTCCTTCAACTATGATAAAAACTTATTTGAAGAGTTTATTACTATTCTATATGATTATCTATTGACTGACCCATTCCCATCTTAAACTTTGTCATTGGAATAGAGGCAAACGACTTATTCGTAATGCGTTTCAATTTTAATGGTCTGAACCAAAATTGCGATTTTTTGGATCAAAAGCATAATTCATTGGTTTTAAGTTGTTTTAGTTTTGGTTTATCAATAATTAAAACATGAAACATGAAACATGAAACATGAAAACAATTAAACTTATTTTGATCCTATCATTATTAACTACTACCTATGCCATTGGCCAGGAAAAAGAATTAACAAATAAAAACAAGGAAACAATGAAAACGTATGTAATTGAACGAAGTATTCCGGGAGCAGGTGACCTTACGCCAGAACAGTTAAAAGGAATTTCACAGACCTCCTGTTCTGTATTAAAGGAAATGGGGCCAAAAATTGAATGGCAACACAGCTATGTTACCGGCGACAAAGTATATTGTGTATATAAAGCTGAAAATAAGGATTTGGTAAAGGAGCATGCCAAAAAAGGTGGATTTCCGGCAAATTCAATAAACGAAGTCGCAACTGTCATAAGTCCGGCAACTGCTGAGCAATAGTAATACGAAACCTAGTAACAAGAAGCTATCCATACTATTGATGGCTTCTTTTTTTTAATTAAGTATCTTACAAAAAAAACATCTATGCCAATATATATGGATTTTCATGATTTACCAGATGGTGTTACCGCAGCGCACGTTGCAGAAATGCATCAAGCTGATTTAAAAATTGAACATAAATATAATTGTCGTGGATTAACGTATTGGTGTGATGAAAAACGACAAACTGCATTTTGCTTAATAGAAGCTCCTAATGAAGAGGCTATCAAAGAACTTCATGAAAAATCTCATGGAGCTGTTCCACAACGCATCATTGAAGTTAATGACACACTTGTTGAATCTTTTTTAGGTCGTATAGAAGACCCTAAAAAATCACAGAATGTAAAACTCAATATTATAAACGATTCCGCATTCAGAACATTAATGGTTATTAATATCAATAAACGTATTTTAAGAACTGAAAATATTGAAACCTTAAGTGCTGCAATTCGTGGTTATAATAAATCAATCATAAACATTGTTACTAATAAGGACGGACGTGTTGTCAAGCAAGAAGCAAATTCATTTTTAATGTCATTTACCTGTGTTACAAATGCCGTAGAAAGTGCCATTAAAATTCAAGAATTGTATAATTGTGTGATTACTCCGGATTTAGAATTTAAAATAGGTATAAGCGCAGGTGTTCCAGTAACCGAAAATGAAAATATTTTTGAGGACACTATAAAAGAAGCTAATTATTTGTGCTATACAATGAACGGCAAAATAATACTATCACCAGAAGTAAAAGATTTATATGAAAGTGAGAATCAAAACAATCCGATTAATATAAAAGGTGTTAAATCATTAACTGTTGTTGAAAAGGAATTTGTAACTAATTTACTCGATTACACTAATACTGTGTGGAAAGACACAAAGACTAGTGCTTTAGATTTTTGTAAATATTTAGGCTTTAGTAAATCAAAACTATACCGGACAATGATGTCTATAATCGGCAAATCACCAAATGGTTTTTTAAAAGAATATAGATTAAACAAAGCACTTTCTATATTAGAAAAACAAACTACCAATATCTCCGAAATAGCATATGAAACTGGTTTTAGTAGCCCAACTTATTTTTCAAAGTGTTTTCAAGAAACCTATGGGATGTTACCTTCTAAATACGGTAAAATCATATCTAAATAGAATTTAAAAGCGTTGTGTCAATTTGTTTTCTAAATAATTTGACCTCTATTTCATCAGTTCCTTTAATATAACAGTTTGCCAATCGGTGTTCAATGTAACTTAGTTTTCTAGACTACTACTATGACTTGAGGCTAAGAACGCTCATTTTATTGGAACTTAGTTTTGATTAAAATGACACAAATGATAATTAATTCAGGCTAAAATCATTATATTTAAGTAGGCTATTATTATGAATGAATGGGACATTAATATCATATCCTATGAAGCAGTTACGTTTACCCATTTTTAATTCCAAAATAAAGATGTACAATCTTAGAATTGTACCTCCAGATTCTATTTCAAGTGAAGTGACGGAGTTTAAAAAACAATTTGAACTCCTATATGGAAAACAACCCCTTTCTAGGTCCAAACCCCATATTACCATTGCCTCTTTTAAAATGAATTCAAAGCATGAAAGCTTTCTTTTAGAGGTTTTAAACCAGTTGTCACAAAATAAATCCTTCAAATTAGAGATAGATAGATTTGCTGTTTTGGAAGGGTCCAAAACATTATACTTAAGCATAGGTAATAGTAAAGCCCTCAAGACAATTCATAAAGAGGTTAAATCCCTATATGATAAACACCTCAAAAGAAGGCTGAAATCATTTTCTATTTCAGATAATCCTTATATGACTATATCCAAAGCTACTGAAAAAAAAATGCTTTATGAAAGCCTACAACATTTTCAAAAAAATGATTATTCCAAAGAAATGAATGTCGGCGATTTGACCCTTGTTTCAAGGTTAAAGTATAAAACTTGGGATTGGGAGCATCAATTTAAGCTTTCTGAAGAAGAAGAGTATTTATTATTCGATTCCAGTATGGGTTGACTCCACATATTATTGCTATAGTTATATTTACGCTAAATTTCAGCTGCTAATCTACTTGCTTGGTTTATGGCACGTTTCGCATCCAATTCCGCTGCAACATCCGCTCCTCCAATTACATGTACTTTTATTCCTTTAGCCTTTAATGGTTCAAGTAATTCTTTAAAAGGTAATTGCCCGGCACAGATAATGACATTATCCACGGCCAATACTTTTTGTGTTTCATTTTGAAGATAATGCAAACCCTCATTATCAATTTTTGAGTACTGCACTTGGTTGATAAATTGAACTTTTTTCTTTTTTAATGTAGAACGATGGATCCACCCAGTCGTTTTGCCCAATTTCCCTCCAAATTTACCTTTACTTCGCTTGAACATAAATATTTCTCTAGGAGAAGGATGAACTTCAGCTACTACACCTTCAGTTCCACTGCGAGCCTCCATAGTTTTATCAATTCCCCATTCTTTTAACCAAGCATCTATATTCAATGAGGTACTTTCACCTTCGTGTGCCAAATATTCTGAGACATCAAAACCAATTCCTCCTGCACCAATGACAGCAACACGTTTTCCGACTGACTTTTTCAATTTTAAAACATCAATATAGTTTAATACTTTGGGGTGATCAATTCCCTCAAATTTAGGTGTTCTTGGTTTAATACCAGTGGCCAATATCACTTCATCAAAATCACCTGCTTTTAAATCTTCTGCATTTACACGGGTGCTCAATTTTACCGTTACTTTGTGTAGTTCCAATTGCTTTTTATAATAGCGGATGGTCTCATAAAACTCTTCTTTTCCAGGAATTTGCTTTGCCATGTTGAATTGCCCTCCGATTTCGCTATCAGCATCATATAGTGTTACATCATGCCCACGTTGTGCAGCAACGGTTGAGGCGGCCAGACCAGCAGGACCTGCACCTACTACAGCAATTTTCTTCTTTTTTTCAGTTTGAAGATAATTTAGTTCAGTTTCGTGGCATGCTCTAGGGTTAACCAAACAACTTGCTACTTTTTGTGCAAAAACGTGGTCTAAACAGGCTTGATTACAACCAATGCATGTGTTTATTTCGTCCGATTTATTTTCTTTCGCTTTATTTACCCATTCTGCATCCGCTAAAAATGGTCGAGCCATTGATATCATATCTGCATGGCCTTCTGCCAAAACCTTTTCAGCAGTTACGGGCATGTTTATTCTGTTCGAGGTAACTAGTGGAATCGAAAGCTCCTCTTTCATTTTCTTGGTCACCCAAGTAAATGCCGCTCTTGGGACCGATGTTGCAATTGTTGGAATTCGTGCTTCATGCCAACCAATACCAGTATTGATGATAGTTGCCCCTGCTTTTTCAATTTCTCTACCTAAGGCCACTATTTCTTGCCAGGAACTTCCTTTTTCTACCAAATCAAGCATTGATAATCGATAGATGATGATAAAATCCTTTCCAACGGCTTCACGGGTTTGCTTAACCAATTCTATAGGTAAACGCATTCTGTTTTCATAACTGCCACCATAATTGTCAGTCCGTTTATTAGTTCTTTCCGCTATAAACTGATTGATCAGATAACCTTCTGAACCCATGATTTCCACACCATCGTAACCGGCTAATTTTGATAGTTTGGCGGAATTCACAAAATCCCTTAGCGTACGTTTAATACCCGACTTCTTTAGTTTAAATGGCTTAAAAGGGGAAATAGGCGATTTAATTGCCGAAGGTCCTACCGCGAACGGATGATAACCGTAACGGCCTGAATGTAGAATTTGCATACATATTTTCCCGCCTTCTTTATGTACTGCATCAGTAATTACTTTATGATGTTTAGCATGTTTTTTTGTACTCATGCGCGCAGAAAACGGAGCAGTCCATCCCTGAACATTCGGTGCTATACCGCCAGAAACAATCAAACCAACTCCACCTTTCGCACGTTCAGCATAATACGTCGCTATTTTCTCGATACCATTTTTTTCCTCTTCTAAACCGGTATGCATTGAACCCATTAGAATTCGGTTTTTAAGTGTTGTAAAACCTAAGTCCAATGGTTCAAAAATATGTTTGTACTTGTTCATGTATATGATTTTTGTTATGCACGCATAATAATTGGTAAGATACGTTTTTTTTGAAGTCAATTACCAATACAAGGTGCTCATCAATATTTCAGGTCTAATAACTCGTTTAATTAATGACATTGAATTGCTTATAAGTCACATTGGAAAAAAATAGTAATCCAATACTAGAAAAAGATGTGAGGAAAGGTATAAGACATGAGTATATTATAACTCATATTTCTTAAGACATTTATGCAAGTGACTGGCATCGGTGAAGCCCCAATGCAGGGCAACAGCCTCCTGGGTTTCATTTGAGTTTTTTAATTGCGAAAGGGCACCATGCACACGGTATTTAAGGGCAAAATCGGAAAAAGAACATCGCATTAACTTTTTAAAGGCAACTCTGAATTTAGTTGTGGACATATTACAAACCATAGCAGCTTCGGATGTAGAGATTAGCTTCTTTTTATTGAACATTAATTTCAACGCATTATGGATACTCTCATCCAATTGAAAACCAGTTGGTGTCTTTGGCTTTTTCCATGTTTCCAGCAGTATTAATAGTAACTCAAAAAAGTGTATTTTCATCCAATCTGATTGCTTCTTTGCAGTAATCCCTTTTTTAACTTTTTCAGCTAGTTCTATAAGCTGCAGCTTATTTTGTTCGTTTCCTTTTGGTCTTAGGCTTGGAATGACCTGAAATGGTAAAATTGCATTGTAGTTCAAAAATTGACTATGGGCCAGGTACTTTGGGTTTATTACAAAAACAACAGCTTCACAGGGCCTTTCAAGTAATTCAAATCCGTGGGGTTCCCACATCCCACAAAACCATACATCACCCGGTCCAATTTCGATTTGGTGATCAAAATATTCTCGCTTCATGCGACCTTTAATAAGCACTCCAACCTCAAGTGCATAGTGCATATCAAAATAATTGTCCTTAATGGCCTCATTGGTTCTAATAATTACTTCTATGGGTTGGGTGTCATTTAAGTCAAATGATACACGCTGAATTTCATTCTCATCAATCATTAGGGCCATATCAAATTTTACAATTCATTAGTTGAAATTTACAAAATAGGGATGTCAATTCGAGCTAATTTTGAAAAGAATCAAATTTATAAGCATTTGCTCTTGTTTCTAAAATAACATACTATGATTAAAATTGCATATATAGGTGCTGGCAGCCTACAATTTGGCCCTTTGATAGTACAAGATATACTAATGAGCAATTCGCTATCGCAAAATGGATTGGAAATCCATTTAATGGATATTGAAAAATCACATCTGGAACATGTAATAAAACATGGTGAATATGTAAATAAAAAGCTGGGGCGTAGTGCCAAAATAATTGCTACTACAAATAGAGATGAAGCTATCAAGGATGCCGATTTTGTGATTTGTGCCCTTGAAAAGGACCGTAATATTTATTGGTCGCAAGATTTTCATATTCCAAGAAAGTATGGCTTTGAGCAAGTGTACGGTGAAAATGGGGGAGTGGGGTCCCTCTTTCATGCACTGCGAAACATCAAGGTTATAATGGATTTGGCCAGGAAAATGGAAGAACTATGCCCCCATGCCATGTTACTCAACTTTTCTAACCCCGAACATAAAATTTGTGAAGCAGTAACACGCTTGACTTCCATTAAAACAGTTGGGTTGTGCCATGGTGTTTTTATGGGGAGGGAGCAATTATCCAAACTACTTGGGGTGCCTTTAACCGATTTGCAGACCAAAGCCTGCGGTATTAATCATTTTACTTGGTTTCAAGAAATAATACAGAAATCAACAGGCGAGGATTTATACCCCAAATTAAAGGAAATTGAACAAAAAGGAGATTGGCTTGCCAATTGGCATGAACTTGCCCTAGGGAGGATTTTGTTTAGAAGATTTGGGCAATGGCCTTCACCTGCCTCCAACCATTATGGCGAATACCTAAGATGGGCGGGAGAATTTGTGATACCGCAATTACAGTTCTTTTATGACCCTTATGATGGTCACCCGTGGGAGAACAACCAAATTCCAGAAGGAGTGTACACCGTTGACCGTGTTGATTATGAAAGGGAATGGTCCAAAGACTGGAGCAAAAAACTATTACCTGTAGGATCAACTGAAGAGATACAATTGGAAAATGAGGATGGAAGTTTTAAAAGCTCTGGTGAAATTGCTACGTTGATTATGGAATCTGTAGTAACCGATAAAAAAGAGTGGTTAGAAGCGGTTAACGTACCCAACAAGGGTGCAATTCCCAATTTACCGGATGATTTGGTGGTTGAAGTACCCGCTTATGGCGATACTTCCGGTATCCACCCAGTGCAAATGAAACCTATTCCAGAGGGTATTGCTGCGACCATTCGTTTGCACGCAAGCATTCATCAACTTTTGGTTGAAGCGTACAATGAACAGTCCAAAGATAAACTCCTACAGGCCATTTTAATTGAGCCAACGGTAAATTCTTATCGCAATGCTGTGGATATGTGTAACGAAATGCTGACCTTACAAGAAGATGTCTTGCCCCAACTTAAATAAGATCAATGAACAATTATTATAAACAAAGGTAGATGGGATTAGAATTACTGGACTGGGTGGTAATTGTTGGCTATTTGCTTTTAAGCATTGGTATTGGCGTTTTTGTGGTCAAACACGATTCCAAGAACATCACAGATTTTTTTGTGGCCGGGCGTAATTTACCCTGGTGGCTTTTAGGCACTTCCATTGCTGCCACTTGGTTTGCCACTGATGCCCCTCTTGCCGTAACGGCCCTGGTTCGTACCAAAGGTATTTATGGCAATTGGTTGTGGTGGTATTTGGGAACTGGGATCATGATGATGGTCTTTTTCTATGCGAAATACTGGCGTAGGGCCGAGATACTGACTGATGCCGAAAT contains:
- a CDS encoding NADPH-dependent 2,4-dienoyl-CoA reductase codes for the protein MNKYKHIFEPLDLGFTTLKNRILMGSMHTGLEEEKNGIEKIATYYAERAKGGVGLIVSGGIAPNVQGWTAPFSARMSTKKHAKHHKVITDAVHKEGGKICMQILHSGRYGYHPFAVGPSAIKSPISPFKPFKLKKSGIKRTLRDFVNSAKLSKLAGYDGVEIMGSEGYLINQFIAERTNKRTDNYGGSYENRMRLPIELVKQTREAVGKDFIIIYRLSMLDLVEKGSSWQEIVALGREIEKAGATIINTGIGWHEARIPTIATSVPRAAFTWVTKKMKEELSIPLVTSNRINMPVTAEKVLAEGHADMISMARPFLADAEWVNKAKENKSDEINTCIGCNQACLDHVFAQKVASCLVNPRACHETELNYLQTEKKKKIAVVGAGPAGLAASTVAAQRGHDVTLYDADSEIGGQFNMAKQIPGKEEFYETIRYYKKQLELHKVTVKLSTRVNAEDLKAGDFDEVILATGIKPRTPKFEGIDHPKVLNYIDVLKLKKSVGKRVAVIGAGGIGFDVSEYLAHEGESTSLNIDAWLKEWGIDKTMEARSGTEGVVAEVHPSPREIFMFKRSKGKFGGKLGKTTGWIHRSTLKKKKVQFINQVQYSKIDNEGLHYLQNETQKVLAVDNVIICAGQLPFKELLEPLKAKGIKVHVIGGADVAAELDAKRAINQASRLAAEI
- a CDS encoding helix-turn-helix domain-containing protein, with translation MALMIDENEIQRVSFDLNDTQPIEVIIRTNEAIKDNYFDMHYALEVGVLIKGRMKREYFDHQIEIGPGDVWFCGMWEPHGFELLERPCEAVVFVINPKYLAHSQFLNYNAILPFQVIPSLRPKGNEQNKLQLIELAEKVKKGITAKKQSDWMKIHFFELLLILLETWKKPKTPTGFQLDESIHNALKLMFNKKKLISTSEAAMVCNMSTTKFRVAFKKLMRCSFSDFALKYRVHGALSQLKNSNETQEAVALHWGFTDASHLHKCLKKYEL
- a CDS encoding alpha-glucosidase/alpha-galactosidase produces the protein MIKIAYIGAGSLQFGPLIVQDILMSNSLSQNGLEIHLMDIEKSHLEHVIKHGEYVNKKLGRSAKIIATTNRDEAIKDADFVICALEKDRNIYWSQDFHIPRKYGFEQVYGENGGVGSLFHALRNIKVIMDLARKMEELCPHAMLLNFSNPEHKICEAVTRLTSIKTVGLCHGVFMGREQLSKLLGVPLTDLQTKACGINHFTWFQEIIQKSTGEDLYPKLKEIEQKGDWLANWHELALGRILFRRFGQWPSPASNHYGEYLRWAGEFVIPQLQFFYDPYDGHPWENNQIPEGVYTVDRVDYEREWSKDWSKKLLPVGSTEEIQLENEDGSFKSSGEIATLIMESVVTDKKEWLEAVNVPNKGAIPNLPDDLVVEVPAYGDTSGIHPVQMKPIPEGIAATIRLHASIHQLLVEAYNEQSKDKLLQAILIEPTVNSYRNAVDMCNEMLTLQEDVLPQLK